The proteins below are encoded in one region of Caulobacter henricii:
- a CDS encoding acyl carrier protein produces MKAVTDLTLREIGLAVSTVLGRTVEVADETHIGRDLQVDSLALMNIIMELEDAFDISIPLDRLASVETAGDLSNLIKDLRSKG; encoded by the coding sequence ATGAAAGCGGTTACGGATCTTACCTTAAGGGAAATCGGCCTGGCGGTGTCCACGGTGCTCGGACGCACAGTGGAAGTTGCCGACGAAACCCACATTGGTCGTGACCTACAGGTCGATTCCCTGGCCCTGATGAACATCATCATGGAACTGGAAGACGCGTTCGATATTTCGATCCCCCTCGATCGTCTGGCCTCGGTCGAGACGGCGGGCGACCTGTCCAATCTGATAAAAGACCTTCGGAGTAAGGGATAA